The DNA window AATAAATAAATGCATTTATTTTATCTGCTACATCCCATCTTAAACCAGTTCCTACGCTTGATATACTTTTAGGATCGGGAGTTGAGCCGCCTTTATTCCATCCGTATCCGTAATCTACAAAAGGAGCAAAATATATCATACCGTCTTCTGAAGTTTTGCTTAATTTGGGAATTTTAAGTTTTGTTATGGGCAGGCGCATTTCCATTGAACCTACAGCAGCATTATCTCTTACTAATTGATTTTCTCTATAGCCTCTTACAGTTGTTATTCCGCCTAAGCAGTATTTTTCTAAATTAAGAAGCTGGACACTTGCAAGTTGCAAATCTCCCTTAATTATAATTTGAATATTAAATAGTTTTTCAAATTTTCTTGCAGATTGAAATTGGCCTAACCAAGCAAAAAATTGGCCGTCAGGACCTGAAGGATTATCCGTTGCACCAAGGGCTTTTATTCCTGTGCTAAAAACAGACCTTGCTCCTAAAACCTGATAAGCTCCTCTGTGAGTCCAGTTTTGATAAAATCGTATTACAGTTATGCGGCTTGTTCCATCATTTGCGCCTTTTGAAAAAGAATAGGGAAAACCAAGCAAATATGTTGAACTATGGCGTTTTTCACCTTTAATGCCGAAGATTAATTCTTGATTTGCTTTTTTTATAATCGGATGGGAAAGGCTGATTTCATAGTTTTCTGACTTGCCTTCTATATCTATTGCATCAAAAGGCTCTTCAATAACATCTGATGAGCCTTTACTATATCCAAAGGCTAAAATTGTGTCTCTCGCTGTTAAAGGAACTTGATAATAAACGGATAAATCGTCAACTCCTTCTGAAAATCCGTATTTTAATTCTATACTGTCTCCCCATCCTGTAATATTTTGATGGGAAATGTACGATTCTAATGTATTTGCGCCTGAGCTTGGAGGATTATCGTTTTTAAATACAATACCGGCATGATAGGGACGGGCTTCTTCGACTTTAACTTTTAATATGCCTTCGCCAAGATTTATTCCGGGTCTTACTTCTGTATTCATTCTGTCTATCAAAGGGTCTTGATGGAGGATTAAAAGCCTGTCTTGAAGGCTGTTAATATTAAAAGGAGGTCCTATATTTAATTTTAAACGATTTTTTACATAGCCTGTTCTTAACCATTCATTACCTGTAATTTCAATGTTCGATATTGTGCCTTCAATTATTTTAAATGTTATTACGCCATTATTGATTGCTTGATCTGGGATTATAACGCCTGAATTTATAAATCCATTTTGGACGTAGTAAATCGTTAATTTATTACGAAGCTCATTTAATTTATCATAGGTAATTTCTTTACCTGCATATTCATTAGCTATTTTATTAAGTTCTTCGTCTGAAAATACAGTATTACCTTCAAATTTAAATTCTTTTACAAAAATGTTGTCAATAACTTCGCATAGGGCTGTGTTGATAGATAAAATAATTAGAGATGTTAAAACAAACGCACATATTAATTTCCGATTTTTTTTTGATTTCATGTTTTTATTTCCTTAATTTTTTAAGTTATTCACTATATTTTTAAAAAAAAGTAAATTGGAAAAAGTATTTTCACCCTCACCCCAACCCTCTCCCGTCAAGGGAGAGGGGGCAAGATGATTTTACAATTAAACAAAAATACTTTTCTTAAATACTGTATATTTTAAAGCCAATTTCCAATTAAAAGGAAGGGTGCCCAATAAACAGGATGCCTATATTTTTCAATGCTCAAAAGTTTTATTTGAGCCGATTGTAAAGCTTGTGCTTTTGAGCCTGAAGATTTTTTTAATTCGCTATAAAATTCGGATATAAGTTTAGACGTAGCTTCGTCATATACTGACCATAAACTTGCAATAGCGCTTCTGGCGCCAGCTTTAAGGGCGACTCCAGCAAGTCCAAGAGCAGCTCTGTCATCGCCAACTGCTGTTTGACATGCACTCAATGCAAGGAGTTCCACAGGTATTTCTCTATATTGGCTTATATTCATTAAGTTTTCAAGCTCGTCCATGTTTATTTTGCCGTTATATGTTAAAATAAATGTTTTTTCGGGGTTACTGTCAAATTGGCCATGGGAAGCAATGTGCACCATTGAATACGGAACATCTTTCAAAGCAGTTTCAATATTTGATGGTATAAAAGTTTTGTTCTTTAATATTTTTGAATTATTGGCATAAATTTCGTGTATGTTTGATATTTCGCCATCAACATTCGGAAGGGCTGAAAATCCTTCTACTGATTCTGTTAATCCGCCTATTAAAAGGCTGATGTCTTGTTTTTGAATAGGAGTTGGGTCAGTAAGTGTTAAACCCGGAGTGGTTGCTATTGCGTATTTTTCAATTAAAAATTTTTCCCCGTCATAAAGTGAAGATAAAGGAATAGTTCTAAAAGCTCCGTCTGGAACAAAAATTAATGTGTCAATTTTATTATCGGCAAGGTCTTGTTCTATAGGTTTTATCATAAGGTTATATAGCCTTAATGAGTCCATTTGATAATAATTATTTTCAGGATTTTCAAGCCTTGTTCGAAAATTATTTATTAACTGAATAATGTCTTCTCCATCAATTCTGATTGTATGCTGTTTAATTTCATTCGGAAGCCTTACTAAAACTTCTGTTCTATCTGGAAGAATTATAGGGTATATTGCGGCTGCATATTTTGATATTTCTTCTAAATTTAATACTCGCGATTGAAGGGACGTTATACATTCGTCATTAAAATAATCTTGAATTTCTGCGGTTTTAAGCTGTTCAATAGTAGTTAAAGCGTCTTTTAAATCCTGTTTTTTTTGATCCGAACTTTGAGTTGAATTTGCCCGAATAAGGAGAATATCGGCAAGCCCGAAATAAACAGGTCCAACAATTTCTCTGAAGGAAAATCTGGT is part of the Desulfobacterales bacterium genome and encodes:
- a CDS encoding ShlB/FhaC/HecB family hemolysin secretion/activation protein, translating into MKSKKNRKLICAFVLTSLIILSINTALCEVIDNIFVKEFKFEGNTVFSDEELNKIANEYAGKEITYDKLNELRNKLTIYYVQNGFINSGVIIPDQAINNGVITFKIIEGTISNIEITGNEWLRTGYVKNRLKLNIGPPFNINSLQDRLLILHQDPLIDRMNTEVRPGINLGEGILKVKVEEARPYHAGIVFKNDNPPSSGANTLESYISHQNITGWGDSIELKYGFSEGVDDLSVYYQVPLTARDTILAFGYSKGSSDVIEEPFDAIDIEGKSENYEISLSHPIIKKANQELIFGIKGEKRHSSTYLLGFPYSFSKGANDGTSRITVIRFYQNWTHRGAYQVLGARSVFSTGIKALGATDNPSGPDGQFFAWLGQFQSARKFEKLFNIQIIIKGDLQLASVQLLNLEKYCLGGITTVRGYRENQLVRDNAAVGSMEMRLPITKLKIPKLSKTSEDGMIYFAPFVDYGYGWNKGGSTPDPKSISSVGTGLRWDVADKINAFIY
- a CDS encoding CHAT domain-containing protein, coding for MNGKRNKKRVFITLMFLILTICIFSCAKGIKNQKPDEIIIKENISKASEFFTQGDFQNVIFCLDEADKILEKQPQNYIDKLKVVNMRAKTHMIIGQYSRALELFQKALKLSEKVQDQKTKGQILIGLAQIHYLAKDIKNSYDYLNQALKIAQETSDEALEAAVLNEFGNLDILREIRYYGSKPVEETRGIVVGVLNDSESNYDSAYRNFLKSATIARNLNNDNLYIKTKINASKTRYEKEEFDNALETLKDLPEKIEKMPLNYNKVYLSIALGDAFTKIAQKYPDDAKKTEIMDKAEKIMQSANSMANEINVPILQSYALGNIGFIYESKGNYNEALKFTNKALFKAQIIDANEAQMRWNWQAGRILKAQGNIDEAVSQYKQAVFHLRSISSDLLIGCKGTRFSFREIVGPVYFGLADILLIRANSTQSSDQKKQDLKDALTTIEQLKTAEIQDYFNDECITSLQSRVLNLEEISKYAAAIYPIILPDRTEVLVRLPNEIKQHTIRIDGEDIIQLINNFRTRLENPENNYYQMDSLRLYNLMIKPIEQDLADNKIDTLIFVPDGAFRTIPLSSLYDGEKFLIEKYAIATTPGLTLTDPTPIQKQDISLLIGGLTESVEGFSALPNVDGEISNIHEIYANNSKILKNKTFIPSNIETALKDVPYSMVHIASHGQFDSNPEKTFILTYNGKINMDELENLMNISQYREIPVELLALSACQTAVGDDRAALGLAGVALKAGARSAIASLWSVYDEATSKLISEFYSELKKSSGSKAQALQSAQIKLLSIEKYRHPVYWAPFLLIGNWL